A part of Deltaproteobacteria bacterium genomic DNA contains:
- a CDS encoding glycosyltransferase family 4 protein, with product MKILAVDNSPAMGGSVHHLAAQIRVLSESGARFRLIASNPDLFAGSLPPDVPVRTLSWPGFRDVFRHTGALADPVLPGPLNRPFSFLAYRRLASILVPEFLRVLDEDPPDLVHINNLNLPNKVFGDALAARGMRFTLAAQMIRLFGRTEAAFAAQSARVVCVSRAVRECLTRQMPNVTPDRYAIAENGIDPARYAVPRERSILAELGVPPDARVVLSLARLIEWKGHDVLARAMGSVPDAWLVQAGGEESRVWRERVQAIARDAGAGDRFVVAGIRADVPRLLGAADVLAHSSKYDRAEQGVVEAFGRVIVEAMAAGVPVVATDVGGAAEIFRHDDGTPWTHDGVAPGRLVPAGNSDAMADAIRHYLEHPDDARRAGEAGRVRAWDYDERVTAKKLAEVFDTVAGEGARATNS from the coding sequence ATGAAGATCCTCGCGGTCGACAACAGCCCGGCGATGGGCGGATCGGTCCACCACCTCGCGGCGCAGATTCGCGTGCTGTCGGAGTCGGGCGCGCGGTTTCGCTTGATCGCGTCGAACCCCGATCTTTTTGCCGGTTCGCTTCCGCCGGACGTGCCCGTGCGCACGCTCTCGTGGCCGGGCTTTCGCGACGTCTTTCGCCACACGGGCGCGCTCGCCGATCCCGTGCTGCCGGGCCCGCTCAATCGGCCGTTTTCGTTTCTCGCCTATCGCCGACTCGCATCCATACTCGTGCCCGAGTTCCTGCGTGTGTTGGACGAAGACCCGCCCGATCTGGTGCACATCAACAACCTCAACCTGCCGAACAAAGTCTTCGGCGATGCGCTCGCCGCGCGCGGGATGCGCTTCACGCTCGCCGCGCAGATGATCCGCCTCTTCGGGCGCACCGAGGCGGCCTTTGCGGCGCAATCGGCGCGCGTGGTGTGCGTGTCGCGGGCTGTGCGCGAATGCCTGACGCGGCAAATGCCGAACGTGACCCCAGACCGCTATGCGATCGCCGAAAACGGCATCGACCCCGCGCGCTATGCCGTTCCTCGCGAACGTTCGATCCTCGCCGAGCTCGGCGTGCCGCCCGACGCGCGGGTGGTGCTTTCGCTCGCGCGCCTCATCGAGTGGAAGGGCCACGACGTGCTCGCCCGCGCCATGGGCTCGGTTCCCGACGCCTGGCTGGTGCAGGCGGGCGGCGAGGAATCGCGGGTGTGGCGCGAGCGCGTGCAAGCCATCGCGCGCGACGCGGGCGCGGGGGATCGGTTCGTCGTCGCGGGGATTCGCGCCGACGTGCCGCGGCTGCTGGGCGCGGCGGACGTGCTCGCACACAGCTCGAAATACGATCGCGCCGAGCAGGGCGTGGTCGAGGCGTTCGGGCGCGTGATCGTCGAGGCGATGGCCGCGGGCGTACCCGTCGTCGCCACCGACGTGGGCGGCGCGGCGGAGATCTTCCGGCACGACGACGGCACGCCTTGGACGCACGACGGGGTCGCGCCGGGCCGGCTCGTGCCCGCCGGAAATTCCGACGCGATGGCGGACGCGATTCGCCACTATCTCGAACACCCGGACGACGCGCGCCGCGCCGGCGAGGCGGGCCGTGTCCGCGCGTGGGACTACGACGAGCGCGTCACGGCGAAGAAGCTCGCAGAAGTGTTCGATACCGTCGCGGGCGAGGGCGCCCGCGCCACAAATAGTTAG
- a CDS encoding sulfatase-like hydrolase/transferase, whose protein sequence is MSERGQPGPIDGIARFANRWMLVAFAWTIGGFVLGVMRAGPYDYLDRGLPGVFVATVQKFLAPGIENGLAVGFVFAVLVAVARRLGGRPAVRVLVAATPTVLIIVSYVFYERVTLEGGRMFNIVNLTMTINSPAELLEVFVRLGMAVEPLAFRVVRIALAGLLAVAFLVVAHIVRRPRAAAPACRHRARAWVAPVLLVAMVMLGGLLGRQATDPLPAGAGDIVLISIDTLRADHLQVYGYERDTAPALTRLAADGVVVDQFISHAPWTLPAHASIFTGLMPHEHGATDWRHKIRDSVGVFPEALRQRSYRTGAFVNGVYVSDKFGFDRGFDVFRFDETTHAAENVRDAALWLFSDRRPGFLFIHLFDTHHPYVPPPETYGIFGPPTPKLMDKQTVFSEFLDWARVDPHYTSRATINRYDELILYVDQMLGRFFLRMQELGRYDNALIVVLSDHGEEFFDHGYWGHSNFLYEEMVRVPLIVKWPKGACAGSRLVDAPIPARAVAKLILDASTDDARRGELLRCEKDGVPKLLHDLVERGPIVSETQSMGPNRFSARTTTEKLIEPFMPGNPRDIRAMARPWEYFRLKDDPREIFNLYEPGGAAALEKAIETARRDRETASGDMENIQLDRRTLDRLKSLGYLN, encoded by the coding sequence TTGAGCGAGCGCGGTCAGCCCGGTCCCATCGACGGCATCGCGCGTTTCGCAAACCGGTGGATGCTGGTCGCATTCGCATGGACGATCGGCGGCTTCGTGCTCGGTGTGATGCGCGCCGGGCCCTACGACTACCTTGACCGCGGCCTGCCCGGCGTCTTCGTCGCCACGGTGCAGAAATTCCTCGCCCCCGGCATCGAAAACGGCCTCGCCGTCGGCTTCGTGTTCGCCGTGCTCGTCGCCGTCGCGCGGCGGCTCGGCGGGCGACCCGCCGTGCGTGTCCTCGTCGCCGCCACGCCCACCGTGCTAATCATCGTGTCGTACGTCTTCTACGAGCGCGTCACGCTCGAGGGCGGACGGATGTTCAACATCGTCAACCTCACGATGACCATCAACTCGCCCGCCGAGCTGCTCGAAGTTTTTGTGCGTCTCGGCATGGCGGTCGAACCCCTTGCGTTCCGCGTCGTGCGGATCGCCCTGGCCGGGCTGCTCGCGGTCGCGTTCCTCGTCGTCGCCCACATCGTCCGTCGCCCGCGCGCCGCCGCCCCCGCCTGCCGACACCGCGCCCGCGCGTGGGTCGCCCCGGTGCTGCTCGTCGCGATGGTGATGCTCGGAGGACTCCTCGGCCGCCAGGCGACCGATCCGCTGCCCGCCGGCGCGGGCGACATCGTGCTCATCAGTATCGACACGCTGCGCGCCGACCATCTTCAGGTTTACGGCTACGAACGCGACACTGCGCCCGCCCTCACGCGGCTTGCCGCCGATGGCGTGGTCGTCGATCAGTTCATCTCCCATGCCCCGTGGACGCTGCCCGCGCACGCGTCGATCTTCACCGGACTCATGCCGCACGAGCACGGCGCGACCGACTGGCGTCACAAGATCCGCGATTCGGTCGGCGTTTTTCCCGAGGCGCTGCGCCAGCGTTCGTACCGCACGGGGGCTTTCGTCAACGGCGTGTACGTGTCCGACAAGTTCGGGTTCGACCGCGGCTTCGATGTCTTCCGCTTCGACGAAACCACCCACGCCGCCGAAAACGTGCGCGACGCCGCCCTGTGGCTGTTCTCCGACCGGCGCCCCGGATTCCTCTTCATCCACCTGTTCGATACGCATCATCCCTATGTCCCGCCGCCTGAGACGTATGGGATATTCGGCCCGCCGACGCCGAAGCTGATGGACAAGCAGACGGTGTTCTCGGAGTTCCTCGACTGGGCGCGGGTCGATCCGCACTACACCTCGCGCGCGACCATCAACCGCTACGACGAGTTGATCCTTTACGTCGATCAGATGCTCGGGCGGTTTTTCCTGCGCATGCAAGAATTGGGGCGTTACGACAACGCCCTCATCGTCGTGCTTTCCGATCACGGCGAGGAATTCTTCGACCACGGCTACTGGGGGCACTCCAACTTCCTCTACGAAGAAATGGTGCGCGTGCCGCTCATCGTGAAGTGGCCGAAGGGCGCGTGCGCCGGCTCGCGCCTGGTTGACGCGCCGATTCCGGCCCGGGCCGTCGCCAAGCTCATCCTCGACGCCTCGACAGACGACGCGCGCCGGGGCGAACTGCTGCGCTGCGAAAAGGACGGCGTGCCGAAACTCCTGCACGACCTCGTCGAGCGCGGACCGATCGTCTCCGAGACGCAGTCGATGGGCCCGAACCGCTTTTCGGCGCGAACGACGACCGAGAAGCTCATCGAGCCTTTCATGCCCGGCAACCCGCGCGACATCCGCGCGATGGCCCGCCCGTGGGAGTACTTCCGATTGAAAGACGACCCGCGCGAGATTTTCAACCTCTACGAACCCGGCGGCGCGGCCGCGTTGGAAAAAGCGATCGAGACCGCCCGCCGTGACCGAGAAACCGCTTCCGGCGATATGGAGAACATCCAACTCGACCGCCGCACGCTCGACCGCCTCAAGTCGCTCGGGTATCTGAACTGA
- a CDS encoding FdhF/YdeP family oxidoreductase: protein MRPARSGGGFAAIAYTLRLAAAVGPLRLWRAMRSRNACKACALGMGGAAGGMRNEIGHFPELCKKSLQAMAGDMRGAIPQEFFAANSIARLRAMSPRELEAAGRLTFPVIAEPGQAHYRPIAWDDALARIAGTLRATNPLETFWYFSGRSSNEAAFLLQMFARVYGTNHVNNCSYYCHQASGVGLMGSIGGATSSVDLEDVEKCDLFVLIGGNPASNHPRLMSMLMRLRRRGGHVIVVNPVREPGLVRFRVPSDPWSLLFGTRIASQYVQPHIGGDIAFMTGMAKRLVEIGAVDGVFRETATDGWDALRAVTDRTTWDDIVAASGVTRVQIERAADVYAKSRAAIFGWTMGITHHAHGVENVQWIANLALMRGMIGRPHAGLLPIRGHSNVQGIGTMGVTPALRRAVYERFREHGLAPPDAPGLDTMGCVEAAERGEMRAAVCLGGNLFGSNPDADFARRAMAKIGLVAYLNTSLNNGHAHGRGETTIILPVAARDEEEQPTTQESMFNFVRLSEGGPHRFEGPRGEVRIVADLAHRVMGERSPISFADLADHANIRAWIAKLIPGMEPVAGIERTRAEFTIPGRVLHAPTFATPTGRAKFHAHPIPLSNDKAGHIRLMSVRSEGQFNTVVYEDADIYRGQERRDVILMNERDLERFGIAHDARVRVKSDTGEMRGLVARAFDVRAGNALVYYPECNVLIGRAVDPASRTPAFKSTWVTIAPM, encoded by the coding sequence TTGCGCCCGGCCCGCTCCGGCGGCGGATTTGCCGCGATCGCCTATACGCTGCGGCTCGCAGCCGCCGTCGGCCCGCTGCGGTTGTGGCGCGCCATGCGTTCGCGAAACGCATGCAAGGCGTGCGCGCTGGGCATGGGCGGCGCGGCGGGCGGCATGCGCAACGAGATCGGGCATTTCCCCGAGCTGTGCAAGAAGTCCTTGCAGGCCATGGCCGGGGATATGCGCGGCGCGATCCCGCAGGAATTCTTCGCGGCCAATTCCATCGCGCGCCTTCGCGCCATGTCGCCCCGCGAACTCGAGGCCGCCGGTCGTCTAACCTTTCCTGTCATCGCCGAACCGGGCCAGGCGCACTACCGCCCCATCGCGTGGGACGACGCGCTTGCACGCATTGCGGGCACGCTGCGCGCGACGAATCCGCTGGAGACGTTCTGGTATTTCAGCGGGCGCTCGTCGAACGAGGCCGCGTTTTTGCTGCAAATGTTCGCGCGCGTTTACGGCACGAACCACGTCAACAACTGCTCCTATTACTGCCATCAGGCGAGCGGCGTCGGGCTGATGGGCTCGATCGGCGGGGCGACCTCGAGTGTCGATCTCGAAGATGTGGAAAAGTGCGATCTGTTTGTCTTGATCGGCGGCAACCCGGCCTCGAATCACCCGCGCCTGATGTCGATGCTCATGCGGCTGCGTCGGCGCGGCGGGCACGTGATCGTCGTCAATCCCGTGCGCGAGCCGGGGCTCGTGCGGTTCCGCGTGCCGTCCGATCCGTGGAGTCTGCTCTTCGGCACGCGCATCGCAAGCCAGTACGTGCAGCCGCATATCGGCGGCGACATCGCGTTCATGACCGGCATGGCGAAGCGCCTCGTCGAGATCGGCGCGGTCGATGGCGTGTTCCGCGAAACGGCGACCGATGGGTGGGACGCGCTGCGCGCCGTCACCGACCGCACGACATGGGACGACATCGTCGCCGCATCGGGCGTGACGCGGGTGCAAATCGAGCGCGCCGCCGACGTGTATGCGAAAAGCCGCGCGGCGATCTTCGGCTGGACCATGGGCATCACGCACCACGCGCATGGTGTCGAAAACGTGCAGTGGATCGCGAATCTCGCCCTGATGCGCGGCATGATCGGCCGCCCGCATGCCGGGCTCCTGCCGATTCGGGGTCACAGCAACGTGCAGGGCATCGGGACGATGGGCGTGACGCCGGCGCTTCGCCGTGCGGTTTATGAACGATTTCGAGAGCACGGCCTCGCGCCGCCCGACGCGCCGGGTCTCGACACGATGGGGTGCGTCGAAGCGGCCGAGCGCGGCGAGATGCGCGCGGCCGTGTGCCTGGGCGGCAACCTCTTCGGCTCGAATCCCGACGCGGACTTCGCTCGGCGCGCGATGGCGAAGATCGGGCTCGTGGCGTACCTCAACACGTCGCTCAACAACGGCCATGCGCACGGGCGGGGCGAGACGACGATCATCCTGCCCGTCGCCGCGCGCGACGAGGAGGAGCAACCGACCACGCAGGAGTCGATGTTCAACTTCGTCCGTCTGTCGGAGGGTGGTCCACACCGATTCGAGGGACCGCGCGGCGAGGTCCGGATCGTCGCCGATCTCGCGCACCGCGTGATGGGCGAGCGCTCGCCGATCTCGTTCGCCGATCTCGCCGATCACGCGAACATCCGCGCTTGGATCGCGAAACTGATTCCCGGCATGGAGCCGGTTGCGGGCATCGAACGCACCCGCGCGGAGTTCACGATCCCGGGGCGTGTGCTGCACGCGCCGACATTCGCCACGCCCACGGGCCGCGCGAAATTCCACGCGCATCCCATCCCTCTCAGCAACGACAAAGCCGGGCACATCCGTCTCATGAGCGTGCGCAGCGAGGGGCAGTTCAACACGGTGGTGTACGAGGACGCGGACATCTACCGCGGCCAGGAGCGGCGCGACGTGATCCTCATGAACGAGCGCGACCTGGAGCGCTTCGGCATCGCGCACGACGCCCGCGTGCGCGTGAAGAGCGACACCGGCGAGATGCGCGGTCTCGTCGCGAGGGCCTTCGACGTGCGCGCGGGCAATGCGCTCGTCTATTATCCGGAATGCAACGTGCTGATCGGCCGTGCGGTCGATCCCGCCAGCCGCACGCCCGCCTTCAAATCGACCTGGGTCACGATCGCGCCGATGTGA